One window of Opisthocomus hoazin isolate bOpiHoa1 chromosome 13, bOpiHoa1.hap1, whole genome shotgun sequence genomic DNA carries:
- the LOC142362988 gene encoding creatine kinase B-type-like isoform X1 — translation MAQLNNQRLPPDEEYPDLSTHNNHMAKVLTLDLYKKLRDRATPSGFTLDDVIQTGVDNPGHPFIMTVGCVTGDEESYDVFKELFGPVIEDRHGGYKPTDEHKTDLNADNLQGGDDLDPNYVLSSRVRTGRSIRGFCLPPHCSRGERRAIEKLSVEALGSLEGDLKGKYYALRNMTDAEQQQLIDDHFLFDKPVSPLLLASGMARDWPDARGIWHNHNKTFLVWINEEDHLRVISMQKGGNMKEVFTRFCTGLTQIETLFKFKNYEFMWNPHLGYILTCPSNLGTGLRAGVHIKLPNLGKHEKFGKVLKRLRLQKRGTGGVDTAAVGGVFDVSNADRLGFSEVELVQMVVDGVKLLIEMEKRLEKGQSIDDIIPAQK, via the exons ATGGCCCAACTAAATAATCAGAGACTGCCTCCTGATGAGGAGTACCCGGACCTGAGCACCCACAACAACCACATGGCCAAAGTTCTAACCCTGGATTTATACAAGAAACTGAGAGACAGAGCCACGCCCAGTGGCTTCACCCTGGATGATGTCATTCAGACTGGGGTTGATAATCCTG GCCATCCCTTCATAATGACAGTAGGATGCGTAACTGGTGATGAAGAGTCCTATGACGTGTTTAAGGAACTCTTTGGTCCAGTTATCGAAGACAGGCATGGTGGTTACAAACCAACTGATGAGCACAAGACCGACCTGAATGCTGATAACCTGCAG GGAGGCGATGACCTGGATCCCAATTACGTGCTAAGTTCCCGTGTCAGAACCGGTAGAAGCATCCGTGGATTCTGCCTTCCCCCGCACTGTAGTCGAGGAGAGAGGCGGGCTATCGAAAAGCTCTCTGTTGAAG CTTTGGGTAGCCTGGAAGGTGATCTCAAGGGGAAGTACTATGCTCTGAGGAACATGACTGATGCAGAGCAGCAACAGTTGATTGACGATCACTTCTTGTTTGACAAGccagtttctcctctgctgttgGCATCTGGGATGGCACGAGATTGGCCTGATGCCAGGGGTATCTG GCACAATCATAACAAGACCTTCCTTGTTTGGATCAATGAGGAGGATCACCTTAGAGTTATTTCCATGCAGAAAGGTGGCAACATGAAGGAAGTATTTACCCGCTTCTGTACTGGGCTAACACAG ATAGAAACTCTCTTCAAGTTCAAAAACTACGAGTTCATGTGGAATCCGCACTTGGGCTACATTCTGACCTGCCCATCCAACCTGGGAACAGGGCTCCGTGCTGGTGTGCACATCAAGCTACCAAACCTTGGGAAACATGAGAAGTTTGGAAAAGTCCTGAAGAGGCTTCGGCTGCAGAAACGGGGCACAG GTGGTGTGGACACAGCTGCTGTCGGAGGAGTGTTTGATGTCTCCAATGCTGATCGCCTTGGCTTCTCTGAGGTGGAGCTGGTGCAGATGGTGGTGGATGGTGTGAAGCTGCTCATCGAAATGGAGAAACGCCTTGAAAAAGGCCAGTCCATTGATGACATCATACCAGCTCAGAAATAA
- the LOC142362988 gene encoding creatine kinase B-type-like isoform X2 yields MPFSNSHNLLKMKYCTEEEFPDLSAHNNHMAKVLTLDLYKKLRDKQTPSGFTLDDVIQTGVDNPGHPFIMTVGCVTGDEESYDVFKELFGPVIEDRHGGYKPTDEHKTDLNADNLQGGDDLDPNYVLSSRVRTGRSIRGFCLPPHCSRGERRAIEKLSVEALGSLEGDLKGKYYALRNMTDAEQQQLIDDHFLFDKPVSPLLLASGMARDWPDARGIWHNHNKTFLVWINEEDHLRVISMQKGGNMKEVFTRFCTGLTQIETLFKFKNYEFMWNPHLGYILTCPSNLGTGLRAGVHIKLPNLGKHEKFGKVLKRLRLQKRGTGGVDTAAVGGVFDVSNADRLGFSEVELVQMVVDGVKLLIEMEKRLEKGQSIDDIIPAQK; encoded by the exons ATGCCCTTCTCAAACAGCCACAACCTTTTGAAGATGAAGTACTGTACCGAAGAAGAGTTCCCTGACCTGAGCGCTCACAACAACCACATGGCCAAGGTGCTGACCCTGGACCTGTACAAGAAATTGAGGGATAAACAGACTCCCAGTGGATTTACGCTGGACGATGTCATCCAGACTGGGGTTGACAACCCAG GCCATCCCTTCATAATGACAGTAGGATGCGTAACTGGTGATGAAGAGTCCTATGACGTGTTTAAGGAACTCTTTGGTCCAGTTATCGAAGACAGGCATGGTGGTTACAAACCAACTGATGAGCACAAGACCGACCTGAATGCTGATAACCTGCAG GGAGGCGATGACCTGGATCCCAATTACGTGCTAAGTTCCCGTGTCAGAACCGGTAGAAGCATCCGTGGATTCTGCCTTCCCCCGCACTGTAGTCGAGGAGAGAGGCGGGCTATCGAAAAGCTCTCTGTTGAAG CTTTGGGTAGCCTGGAAGGTGATCTCAAGGGGAAGTACTATGCTCTGAGGAACATGACTGATGCAGAGCAGCAACAGTTGATTGACGATCACTTCTTGTTTGACAAGccagtttctcctctgctgttgGCATCTGGGATGGCACGAGATTGGCCTGATGCCAGGGGTATCTG GCACAATCATAACAAGACCTTCCTTGTTTGGATCAATGAGGAGGATCACCTTAGAGTTATTTCCATGCAGAAAGGTGGCAACATGAAGGAAGTATTTACCCGCTTCTGTACTGGGCTAACACAG ATAGAAACTCTCTTCAAGTTCAAAAACTACGAGTTCATGTGGAATCCGCACTTGGGCTACATTCTGACCTGCCCATCCAACCTGGGAACAGGGCTCCGTGCTGGTGTGCACATCAAGCTACCAAACCTTGGGAAACATGAGAAGTTTGGAAAAGTCCTGAAGAGGCTTCGGCTGCAGAAACGGGGCACAG GTGGTGTGGACACAGCTGCTGTCGGAGGAGTGTTTGATGTCTCCAATGCTGATCGCCTTGGCTTCTCTGAGGTGGAGCTGGTGCAGATGGTGGTGGATGGTGTGAAGCTGCTCATCGAAATGGAGAAACGCCTTGAAAAAGGCCAGTCCATTGATGACATCATACCAGCTCAGAAATAA